Proteins from a single region of Amycolatopsis sp. CA-230715:
- a CDS encoding vWA domain-containing protein: protein MDAEVLPGFVGFAAALREAGVPCGPQRVQAYLASVEQIDVGETGQLYWAGRLTLCADPDDLPRYDDAFAQWFAAAPPSPRPVSVPKPKQARMASMSAERSDGTESEEGPELSVAASDAEILRRRDLAELSAAERELLRELLSALKPELPKRSSARRRPARRGALDPGRTLRGMLADGGEPVRLAYRARTRRPRKVVLLLDVSGSMSPYADALLRFAHVVVRRAPSAVEVFTLGTRLTRVSRQLRQRDPERAMLAAGGAVPDFAGGTRLGETLRVFLDRWGQRGAARRAVVVICSDGWERGDPALLGDQLARLRRLAYAVLWVNPHAGRAGYAPVQSGIAAAMPHLDRLLAGHSLATLERLLVEIRDA from the coding sequence GTGGACGCTGAGGTGCTGCCCGGGTTCGTCGGCTTCGCGGCCGCGTTGCGCGAGGCCGGGGTGCCGTGCGGCCCGCAGCGCGTCCAGGCTTATCTCGCCTCCGTCGAGCAGATCGACGTCGGCGAGACCGGCCAGCTCTACTGGGCGGGCAGGCTGACCCTGTGCGCCGATCCCGACGACCTCCCGCGCTACGACGACGCGTTCGCGCAGTGGTTCGCGGCCGCGCCGCCTTCGCCGCGACCGGTGTCCGTGCCCAAACCGAAGCAGGCGCGGATGGCGTCGATGTCGGCGGAACGGTCCGACGGCACCGAATCCGAAGAGGGGCCCGAGCTGAGCGTGGCCGCCTCCGACGCGGAGATCCTGCGCCGCCGCGACCTCGCCGAGCTGTCCGCCGCGGAACGGGAACTCCTGCGCGAGCTGCTGTCGGCGCTGAAACCGGAGCTGCCGAAGCGGTCTTCGGCGCGGCGCCGTCCCGCGCGGCGCGGTGCGCTCGATCCCGGCCGGACCCTGCGCGGCATGCTCGCCGACGGGGGCGAGCCGGTGCGGCTGGCGTACCGCGCCCGGACCAGGCGGCCGCGGAAAGTGGTGCTGCTGCTCGATGTTTCGGGTTCGATGAGCCCGTACGCGGACGCGTTGCTGAGGTTCGCGCACGTCGTCGTGCGGCGTGCGCCGTCGGCCGTCGAGGTGTTCACCCTCGGTACCCGGCTGACCAGGGTTTCGCGGCAGTTGCGCCAGCGCGACCCCGAGCGCGCGATGCTCGCCGCGGGCGGCGCGGTGCCGGATTTCGCGGGCGGGACCAGGCTCGGCGAGACGCTGCGCGTGTTCCTCGACCGCTGGGGCCAGCGGGGTGCCGCGCGCCGCGCGGTGGTCGTGATCTGCTCGGACGGCTGGGAGCGCGGCGATCCCGCGCTGCTGGGCGACCAGCTTGCGAGGTTACGTCGACTGGCGTACGCGGTGCTCTGGGTGAACCCGCACGCCGGTCGCGCGGGTTACGCTCCCGTCCAATCCGGTATCGCGGCCGCGATGCCACACCTTGACCGCCTGCTGGCCGGGCACAGCCTGGCCACCTTGGAACGACTGCTGGTGGAGATCCGCGATGCGTGA
- a CDS encoding FAD-dependent monooxygenase — translation MTSRGTEYDVVIAGAGPAGLALACELGLAGVRVLVLERLAEPDPTLKAGAINVPTAEAFYRRGMLPAMQEEQRRGFERMKDFIRSKMPEGASDLPPKMPKVAGHFAGIMVGGEQIRFDDPGFRDAGPASGVMLLAQQAVESMLGERAEELGVEIRRGVELTGFDEGDDTVTVHFGQESATAGWLVGCDGGRSLVRKNAGFDFPGTDPSITGRQALVDMTGDEGLRPGWNHTGHGIYVNGPLPGRILTVEMDGPPADRDAPITAGELQGSLRRTSGVDVTITAVHSATRYTDNARQATEYRRGRVLLAGDAAHVHSPFGGQGLNLGVGDAMNLGWKLAATVHGWAPDGLLDTYTTERHPIGAWVLEWTRAQVALMRTDERTRMLRGVVGDLLSTSDGSTYLAKKLSGVLHRYDMGEQGHDWIGLGTPDLAFADGTRLGEHCARGAFVLLDLADSAELRELAAGWGERVELVTAKAPEHPELSGLLMRPDGHVAWAREGGALDGLAEALQRWAGEPA, via the coding sequence ATGACTTCCAGGGGAACCGAATACGACGTGGTGATCGCGGGTGCCGGCCCGGCCGGACTGGCGCTCGCGTGCGAACTGGGGCTGGCCGGGGTGCGGGTGCTGGTGCTCGAACGGCTGGCCGAACCGGATCCGACGCTCAAGGCGGGCGCGATCAACGTGCCCACCGCCGAGGCGTTCTACCGGCGCGGGATGCTGCCCGCGATGCAGGAGGAGCAACGGCGTGGCTTCGAGCGGATGAAGGACTTCATCCGCTCGAAGATGCCGGAAGGCGCCTCGGACCTGCCGCCGAAGATGCCCAAGGTGGCCGGGCACTTCGCCGGGATCATGGTCGGCGGGGAGCAGATCCGGTTCGACGATCCCGGGTTCCGCGACGCGGGCCCGGCGTCCGGGGTCATGCTGCTCGCGCAGCAGGCTGTCGAGTCGATGCTCGGCGAGCGCGCCGAGGAGCTGGGTGTGGAGATCCGCCGCGGCGTCGAGCTGACCGGTTTCGACGAAGGCGACGACACTGTCACCGTCCACTTCGGACAGGAATCCGCTACGGCCGGGTGGCTCGTCGGCTGCGACGGCGGCCGGAGCCTGGTGCGCAAGAACGCCGGGTTCGACTTCCCCGGCACCGATCCCAGCATCACCGGGCGCCAGGCACTGGTCGACATGACCGGCGACGAAGGGCTCCGCCCCGGCTGGAACCACACCGGCCACGGCATCTACGTGAACGGACCGCTGCCCGGCCGGATACTGACCGTGGAAATGGACGGTCCGCCCGCCGACCGCGACGCCCCGATCACCGCCGGGGAACTGCAGGGGAGCCTCCGCCGCACGTCCGGAGTGGACGTTACGATCACCGCCGTCCACTCCGCGACCCGCTACACCGACAACGCGCGGCAGGCGACCGAATACCGCCGCGGACGCGTGCTGCTGGCAGGCGACGCGGCGCACGTGCACTCGCCGTTCGGCGGGCAGGGGCTCAACCTCGGCGTCGGCGACGCGATGAACCTCGGGTGGAAGCTCGCCGCCACCGTGCACGGCTGGGCACCCGACGGCCTGCTCGACACCTACACCACCGAACGGCACCCGATCGGCGCCTGGGTGCTCGAATGGACGCGCGCGCAGGTCGCGTTGATGCGCACCGACGAGCGGACCCGGATGCTGCGCGGGGTCGTCGGCGATCTGCTGTCCACATCGGACGGTTCGACGTACCTGGCGAAGAAGCTTTCCGGTGTGCTGCACCGCTACGACATGGGCGAGCAGGGGCACGACTGGATCGGGCTCGGCACCCCGGACCTCGCCTTCGCCGACGGCACCCGGCTCGGCGAGCACTGCGCGCGCGGCGCGTTCGTGCTGCTCGATCTCGCCGATTCCGCGGAACTGCGGGAGCTGGCCGCGGGCTGGGGCGAACGGGTGGAACTGGTGACGGCCAAGGCCCCGGAGCACCCCGAGCTGTCCGGGCTGCTGATGCGGCCCGACGGCCACGTCGCGTGGGCACGAGAAGGCGGCGCGCTCGACGGTCTCGCCGAAGCCTTGCAACGCTGGGCAGGCGAGCCCGCCTGA
- a CDS encoding TetR/AcrR family transcriptional regulator produces the protein MDEGRRERKKRETRRHISDVATGLFVRHGFEQVTIADVAEAAEVSKKTVSNYFPRKEDLFFDRQEDILLAISDALRSRPDGESMSGALRRYQHRLLTERHPTAWVFAGVEGFLWVIRQSPALSARWLELDHEVEDLIREVLLEEGTDRVRARIAAGLLTSALASIRKHSVQCILDGEAPEEVQRGHPAVIDAAFDLVERGVG, from the coding sequence GTGGACGAAGGGCGGCGCGAGCGGAAGAAGCGGGAGACCCGGCGGCACATCTCCGACGTCGCGACCGGGCTGTTCGTCCGGCACGGGTTCGAGCAGGTGACCATCGCCGACGTCGCCGAAGCGGCCGAGGTGTCGAAGAAGACGGTGTCGAACTACTTCCCCCGCAAGGAAGACCTGTTCTTCGACCGGCAGGAGGACATCCTGCTCGCGATCTCCGACGCGCTGCGGAGCCGCCCGGACGGCGAGTCGATGAGCGGCGCGCTACGGCGCTACCAGCACCGGCTGCTCACCGAACGGCACCCGACCGCCTGGGTGTTCGCGGGGGTCGAGGGCTTCCTGTGGGTGATCCGGCAGAGCCCGGCGCTGAGCGCGCGCTGGCTCGAACTCGACCACGAGGTCGAGGACCTGATCCGGGAAGTGCTGCTCGAAGAAGGCACCGATCGGGTGCGCGCCAGGATCGCCGCCGGGCTGCTCACCTCGGCACTGGCCTCGATCCGCAAGCATTCGGTGCAGTGCATCCTCGACGGCGAAGCTCCCGAAGAGGTCCAGCGCGGCCATCCCGCGGTCATCGATGCCGCCTTCGACCTCGTTGAGCGCGGCGTCGGCTGA
- a CDS encoding TetR/AcrR family transcriptional regulator, translating to MAEGVPLRKDAQRNREKLVAAAREVFAEKGLDVALDEIARRAGVSIGTLYNRFPARADLVHAAFYDRVETVVTLAEHALETEDAWAGFTQFVEQISRLRAADRGYNDLAARRLPQVTPDQGQELMIAVVDRAKAAGALRADFELTDMAFVTWAISRTIEATDGVRDDAWRRHLALIFDGLRASAATPLPVPPLTSDEVVRALDACWKC from the coding sequence ATGGCAGAAGGGGTGCCGTTGCGCAAGGATGCCCAGCGCAACCGCGAGAAGCTCGTCGCGGCTGCGCGCGAGGTGTTCGCGGAGAAAGGACTCGATGTCGCGCTCGACGAGATCGCGCGTCGTGCTGGGGTGAGCATCGGCACGCTCTACAATCGGTTCCCGGCGAGGGCGGATCTGGTCCACGCGGCGTTCTACGACCGCGTGGAAACCGTCGTCACGCTCGCCGAGCACGCGCTCGAAACCGAGGACGCCTGGGCCGGGTTCACGCAGTTCGTCGAGCAGATCAGCCGGTTGCGCGCGGCGGATCGCGGTTACAACGACCTCGCCGCCAGGAGGCTCCCGCAGGTCACGCCCGACCAGGGGCAGGAGCTGATGATCGCGGTGGTGGACAGGGCGAAGGCGGCGGGCGCGCTCCGCGCCGATTTCGAGCTGACCGACATGGCGTTCGTGACCTGGGCGATCAGCAGGACCATCGAGGCGACCGACGGCGTGCGCGACGACGCGTGGCGAAGGCATCTCGCACTCATCTTCGACGGCTTGCGCGCGAGCGCGGCGACCCCGCTCCCGGTGCCGCCGTTGACCTCCGACGAGGTGGTCCGCGCGCTTGACGCGTGCTGGAAGTGCTGA
- a CDS encoding SDR family NAD(P)-dependent oxidoreductase — protein MKVIAILGAGPGLGLSMARRFAREGFAVALVSRTTERHADYLASLDGAEAQSYAADLTSPEQLRAVLDRITADLGDLDTVYFGPAAVVDAPISPITELDPVAVRDLVGDVLTAPITLVSAVLPGMRARGRGTLLFAGGLSGKHPLPQLGTLVPASAALRMYVLTLAAALEEEGLYAATLTIGGLIERGDIHRKFSAEQEFPTLNPDDIADTAWRMYVERTEHEHEFNALF, from the coding sequence ATGAAGGTCATCGCGATCCTCGGTGCGGGACCGGGTCTAGGGCTCTCGATGGCCCGGCGCTTCGCCAGGGAAGGCTTCGCGGTCGCACTGGTCTCCCGCACCACCGAGCGTCACGCCGATTACCTCGCGAGCCTCGACGGAGCGGAAGCACAGAGCTACGCCGCCGACCTGACCTCCCCGGAACAACTGCGCGCCGTGCTGGACCGCATCACCGCCGACCTCGGCGACCTCGACACCGTCTACTTCGGACCGGCGGCGGTCGTCGACGCACCGATCAGCCCGATCACCGAGCTGGACCCGGTCGCCGTGCGCGATCTGGTCGGCGACGTGCTCACCGCGCCGATCACCCTGGTTTCGGCCGTACTCCCCGGAATGCGGGCGCGCGGGCGGGGAACCCTGCTGTTCGCGGGCGGACTCAGCGGCAAGCACCCGCTCCCCCAGCTCGGCACCCTCGTCCCCGCGTCCGCCGCGCTGCGGATGTACGTGCTGACGCTGGCCGCCGCGCTCGAAGAAGAGGGCCTCTACGCCGCCACGCTCACCATCGGCGGCCTCATCGAACGCGGCGACATCCACCGGAAGTTCTCGGCGGAACAGGAATTCCCCACCCTGAACCCGGACGACATCGCCGACACCGCGTGGCGGATGTACGTCGAGCGCACCGAACACGAACACGAGTTCAACGCCCTCTTCTGA
- a CDS encoding AAA family ATPase, which produces MTDLGSPEELASLLDGTGYLADDGVATAAFLALRMRRPLLCEGEPGTGKTSLALALSEGLGLPLIRLQCHEGIDAAQALYEWDFPRQLLHLRALEAADGALDADVAEESLYTERFLLARPLLRALKSSPCVLLVDEIDRADDEFEAFLLQLLDEYAVTIPEFGEVRAEVPPLVLLTSNRTREVHDALKRRCLYHWLEHPGLAREIAILRRRLPGVGERLASQVAGAVRRLRELELLKPPGVAESLDWAEALLALGRDELDAETAARTLGAVLKYSEDLDRVRAKLDSLLS; this is translated from the coding sequence GTGACGGATCTGGGCTCCCCCGAAGAGCTGGCGAGTTTGCTCGACGGCACCGGCTACCTCGCCGACGACGGCGTGGCCACGGCCGCGTTCCTCGCGCTGCGCATGCGCCGCCCGCTGTTGTGCGAAGGGGAACCCGGGACCGGCAAGACCTCGCTCGCGCTCGCGTTGTCCGAGGGATTGGGCCTCCCGCTGATCCGGTTGCAGTGCCACGAAGGGATCGACGCCGCGCAGGCGCTGTACGAATGGGACTTCCCGCGCCAGCTCCTGCACCTGCGCGCGTTGGAAGCGGCCGACGGCGCGCTGGACGCCGACGTCGCCGAGGAATCGCTCTACACCGAACGGTTCCTGCTGGCGCGCCCGCTCCTGCGCGCGCTGAAGTCCTCGCCGTGCGTGCTGCTCGTCGACGAGATCGACCGCGCCGACGACGAGTTCGAAGCGTTCCTGCTGCAACTGCTCGACGAGTACGCGGTGACCATCCCCGAGTTCGGGGAGGTCCGCGCCGAGGTGCCGCCGCTGGTGCTGCTCACCTCCAACCGCACGCGCGAGGTGCACGACGCGCTGAAGCGGCGGTGCCTCTACCACTGGCTGGAGCATCCCGGCCTCGCGCGGGAGATCGCGATCCTGCGGCGGCGGCTGCCCGGTGTCGGCGAACGGCTCGCGTCGCAGGTGGCGGGCGCCGTTCGCCGCCTGCGCGAGCTGGAACTGCTCAAACCGCCCGGGGTGGCCGAATCGCTGGACTGGGCCGAGGCCCTGCTCGCGCTCGGCCGCGACGAACTGGACGCCGAAACCGCCGCGCGCACCCTCGGCGCGGTCCTGAAGTACAGCGAAGACCTCGACCGGGTCCGCGCGAAACTGGACTCCCTTCTGTCCTGA